In a genomic window of Styela clava chromosome 7, kaStyClav1.hap1.2, whole genome shotgun sequence:
- the LOC120329084 gene encoding uncharacterized protein LOC120329084 isoform X3, with amino-acid sequence MNIYCILLFCAIFKISRASKDAMELYPPSADALLFNPLSPVIKREFSVMLNPRDIDCYFHYIPTQAKVQFQYRVITPGSTFFRNIISAEIISPNGESFFKSYNQDRDDSSDIIASESGVYKICLQNTQEKFGGKKTSSQKLAMIAMRIYSHLYYQKLEDASNMEQMISMLEYIDRSSVFICLIIVVLACFQTLALKHMLRECASNKQRA; translated from the exons atgaatatatattgtatCTTATTATTTTGCGCAATATTCAAAATCTCGCGTGCTTCAAAAGATGCTATGGAATTGTATCCGCCCTCAGCCGATGCTCTACTCTTCAACCCGTTATCTCCTGTAATAAAAAGGGAATTTTCTGTGATGCTCAATCCCAGAGATATTGattgttattttcattacatACCAACGCAGGCTAAAGTGCAGTTTCAATACCGG GTAATTACTCCAGGATCAACGTTTTTTCGTAACATTATATCAGCGGAAATCATAAGCCCTAACGGTGaatcttttttcaaatcttaTAATCAAGATAGAGATGATTCCTCGGACATCATTGCAAGTGAATCAG GTGTTTACAAGATTTGCCTACAAAATACTCAAGAAAAATTCGGTGGAAAGAAG ACATCTTCACAAAAACTCGCAATGATAGCAATGCGAATATACAGTCATTTATACTACCAGAAGTTAGAAGATGCTTCTAATATGGAACAAATGATTTCCATGTTGGAATATATTGACAG ATCTTCTGTTTTTATATGCTTGATCATTGTTGTACTAGCATGTTTTCAGACATTAGCTCTGAAACACATGCTCAGAGAGTGTGCCAGCAATAAACAACGGGCTTGA
- the LOC120329084 gene encoding uncharacterized protein LOC120329084 isoform X2, which yields MNIYCILLFCAIFKISRASKDAMELYPPSADALLFNPLSPVIKREFSVMLNPRDIDCYFHYIPTQAKVQFQYRVITPGSTFFRNIISAEIISPNGESFFKSYNQDRDDSSDIIASESGVYKICLQNTQEKFGGKKVRVLFSYINEATINQIAKERNETGITTDNMTSSQKLAMIAMRIYSHLYYQKLEDASNMEQMISMLEYIDRSSVFICLIIVVLACFQTLALKHMLRECASNKQRA from the exons atgaatatatattgtatCTTATTATTTTGCGCAATATTCAAAATCTCGCGTGCTTCAAAAGATGCTATGGAATTGTATCCGCCCTCAGCCGATGCTCTACTCTTCAACCCGTTATCTCCTGTAATAAAAAGGGAATTTTCTGTGATGCTCAATCCCAGAGATATTGattgttattttcattacatACCAACGCAGGCTAAAGTGCAGTTTCAATACCGG GTAATTACTCCAGGATCAACGTTTTTTCGTAACATTATATCAGCGGAAATCATAAGCCCTAACGGTGaatcttttttcaaatcttaTAATCAAGATAGAGATGATTCCTCGGACATCATTGCAAGTGAATCAG GTGTTTACAAGATTTGCCTACAAAATACTCAAGAAAAATTCGGTGGAAAGAAGGTTCGAGTGTTATTTTCGTATATAAATGAAGCTACTATCAACCAAATTGCCAAGGAACGAAACGAAACAGGCATCACTACTGATAACATG ACATCTTCACAAAAACTCGCAATGATAGCAATGCGAATATACAGTCATTTATACTACCAGAAGTTAGAAGATGCTTCTAATATGGAACAAATGATTTCCATGTTGGAATATATTGACAG ATCTTCTGTTTTTATATGCTTGATCATTGTTGTACTAGCATGTTTTCAGACATTAGCTCTGAAACACATGCTCAGAGAGTGTGCCAGCAATAAACAACGGGCTTGA
- the LOC120329084 gene encoding transmembrane emp24 domain-containing protein 6-like isoform X1, whose translation MNIYCILLFCAIFKISRASKDAMELYPPSADALLFNPLSPVIKREFSVMLNPRDIDCYFHYIPTQAKVQFQYRVITPGSTFFRNIISAEIISPNGESFFKSYNQDRDDSSDIIASESGVYKICLQNTQEKFGGKKVRVLFSYINEATINQIAKERNETGITTDNMVTSSQKLAMIAMRIYSHLYYQKLEDASNMEQMISMLEYIDRSSVFICLIIVVLACFQTLALKHMLRECASNKQRA comes from the exons atgaatatatattgtatCTTATTATTTTGCGCAATATTCAAAATCTCGCGTGCTTCAAAAGATGCTATGGAATTGTATCCGCCCTCAGCCGATGCTCTACTCTTCAACCCGTTATCTCCTGTAATAAAAAGGGAATTTTCTGTGATGCTCAATCCCAGAGATATTGattgttattttcattacatACCAACGCAGGCTAAAGTGCAGTTTCAATACCGG GTAATTACTCCAGGATCAACGTTTTTTCGTAACATTATATCAGCGGAAATCATAAGCCCTAACGGTGaatcttttttcaaatcttaTAATCAAGATAGAGATGATTCCTCGGACATCATTGCAAGTGAATCAG GTGTTTACAAGATTTGCCTACAAAATACTCAAGAAAAATTCGGTGGAAAGAAGGTTCGAGTGTTATTTTCGTATATAAATGAAGCTACTATCAACCAAATTGCCAAGGAACGAAACGAAACAGGCATCACTACTGATAACATGGTG ACATCTTCACAAAAACTCGCAATGATAGCAATGCGAATATACAGTCATTTATACTACCAGAAGTTAGAAGATGCTTCTAATATGGAACAAATGATTTCCATGTTGGAATATATTGACAG ATCTTCTGTTTTTATATGCTTGATCATTGTTGTACTAGCATGTTTTCAGACATTAGCTCTGAAACACATGCTCAGAGAGTGTGCCAGCAATAAACAACGGGCTTGA